A stretch of Paenibacillus peoriae DNA encodes these proteins:
- a CDS encoding exonuclease SbcCD subunit D — translation MRILHTGDWHLGRTLEGRSRLKEQEAFLEELAKMADDQQADLIMMAGDVYDSVNPSAAAEQLFYETSARLTAGGRPLVVIAGNHDQPERVSSVTPLVSGRGITLLGLPHGEAVRVRTPRTGEMACIAALPYPSESRLNELLSEDGDETVLREAYSRRVGLLMSQLGTAFRPDTVNLSMSHIYVLGGLESDSERPIQVGGAYTVDPSALSIGAQYTALGHLHRPQYVKGDGLMRYSGSPLAYSFSEAGQAKSVTLIDVVAGKPAQVEELYITSGRPLVRWRARGGLEEVYRWLDEGLDADAFIDLEITLDEAMSMGDIQRLRKSREGIIHIRPMYPEMAAAQLEHQRSELPVHELFRAFYQRQTGGAQPDDGLVQLFLELVEQDDARDHAEEEDA, via the coding sequence ATGCGGATTTTGCATACAGGTGATTGGCATTTGGGTCGCACGTTGGAAGGACGCAGCCGTTTGAAGGAGCAGGAGGCGTTTTTGGAAGAACTAGCGAAAATGGCTGACGATCAGCAGGCCGATTTGATTATGATGGCTGGAGACGTATACGACTCAGTCAATCCTTCAGCCGCAGCCGAGCAATTGTTTTATGAAACGTCTGCCCGTCTTACGGCTGGAGGAAGACCACTAGTCGTCATTGCGGGCAATCATGATCAGCCGGAAAGGGTATCCTCGGTCACACCACTGGTGAGCGGGCGCGGAATTACATTGCTGGGACTGCCCCATGGGGAAGCGGTACGCGTTCGTACACCGCGAACGGGTGAAATGGCATGCATTGCAGCCTTGCCATATCCCTCCGAGTCTCGTCTGAACGAGCTATTGTCTGAAGACGGAGATGAAACAGTCTTGCGCGAGGCATACAGTCGCCGTGTGGGCTTGCTGATGTCACAGCTGGGTACAGCATTTCGGCCTGACACCGTCAATTTGTCAATGAGCCATATTTATGTGCTCGGCGGGCTGGAGTCGGACTCGGAACGCCCGATTCAGGTCGGGGGGGCGTATACCGTAGATCCGTCTGCTTTGAGCATTGGGGCACAGTATACGGCTCTAGGACATTTGCATCGTCCCCAATATGTAAAAGGAGACGGGCTGATGCGTTACAGTGGCTCGCCGCTGGCTTATAGCTTTTCCGAAGCCGGACAAGCCAAATCGGTTACGTTAATTGACGTGGTTGCTGGCAAGCCTGCTCAGGTCGAGGAACTGTATATTACCAGTGGACGCCCATTAGTGAGGTGGCGCGCACGGGGAGGTCTGGAGGAAGTATATCGCTGGCTGGACGAAGGACTAGATGCCGATGCCTTTATTGATCTGGAAATTACGCTGGATGAAGCAATGTCAATGGGAGATATTCAGCGGCTGCGCAAAAGCCGTGAAGGTATCATTCATATTCGCCCCATGTATCCAGAAATGGCTGCCGCACAGCTGGAGCACCAACGATCAGAACTGCCAGTGCATGAGCTGTTCCGGGCATTCTATCAGCGGCAGACAGGCGGAGCACAGCCAGATGACGGATTAGTGCAGTTGTTTCTGGAGCTGGTGGAACAGGATGATGCAAGAGATCACGCTGAGGAGGAGGACGCATGA
- a CDS encoding AAA family ATPase: MKPILLKLAGLQSYRESQEIRFDDLTETGLFGIFGPTGSGKSTLLDAITLAMYGKVERAVNGTQGIMNHAEDTLSVAFTFELMSAQGPRRYRVERRFKRAGGVSVNNTLSRFIALTEDGEEVLADKVQDVTRCVEEYIGLKMDDFTRAVVLPQGKFAEFLSLKGSERRQMLQRLFHLEKYGDQLAQKLSRRVKDNDIALKALEAEQQGLGDASAEALEHVELRLKEAIANAEASRHELERVSRESEALNKTRELVIELSQRLNGLEQLAAQEPGIALLERKLRQATSAEALLPALTDWKEAIAEAEKRHKTAEEVAVLAATAQEAALVSAQADEQARQALSAEEPKLLLRIDQLEQALQLERDTEALRTERDRLAAELVHSEQILTEHAEGLAKEQELQTRGLKRQQELQQELKQNEVRADERRMLQEAVQRLQQLEIANEQLREAELEYTAQEKRLAQADERLKLTDQETQETEARRSALAAQAADGIEALLTLEAEITVDMSSLAAEEEQLRHELRAEELGRLAQHLAAELREGEPCAVCGSLHHPAPAVAAAHSADAAAPDELQRLRLGLQELRLTLRQQLHEQRSFLAQPATANSGAAATGEPFTPAAAPAEPRGAAAWAERCAALERAAAELAARAHALPAEAQALREADASGQQRRIRAAAEQEAAAVALTQAQSKREACTTRSEGLRAEWAAQLTDVAPDEAAERYRAMQERDGRAEDLRSRLETSVTFLEEKAARVQQIQQSIIEEDKIIIARRTGLQSKDDSLREKLAQLRKWVGDGQAASLLEEATSRLLGLKNGAEVAARQRTEAEERKQQAVHASLIARQASDSAEERRQMAESRWGSRLEASSFATEAEVMECCLGPEEAARYEREVSLHREREKEMSSRLKHVEEQLNGATVTEEQWEAATAQLRDCRARDEEALQNRAKAERDLEDLQRRHVRWMELESNRVHLRSEAEKMSKLQTVFRGNAFVEYIAEEQLMQVSQSASRRLRFLTKQRYALEVDSSGGFVISDDANGGVKRPVSTLSGGETFLTSLSLALALSAQIQLRGQYPLQFFFLDEGFGTLDPELLDTVITSLEKLHHDQLSVGVISHVPELRARLPRKLVVLPAEQAGGGSRVVMETF, encoded by the coding sequence ATGAAACCAATCCTTCTAAAACTGGCGGGGTTGCAAAGCTACCGGGAGTCGCAGGAAATTCGCTTTGACGATTTGACCGAAACTGGGTTGTTCGGAATTTTTGGCCCAACGGGTAGTGGAAAATCAACGCTGCTGGATGCCATTACGTTGGCTATGTACGGTAAAGTGGAGCGGGCAGTGAATGGTACACAAGGCATTATGAATCATGCCGAGGATACGTTGTCTGTTGCATTTACGTTTGAATTAATGTCAGCTCAAGGACCTCGTCGTTACCGTGTAGAACGACGTTTCAAACGTGCTGGAGGCGTATCGGTTAATAATACGCTTAGCCGTTTTATTGCGTTAACAGAGGATGGCGAGGAAGTGCTTGCCGATAAGGTGCAGGATGTGACGCGCTGTGTGGAGGAGTATATCGGCCTGAAAATGGACGATTTTACACGAGCTGTCGTATTGCCGCAGGGAAAGTTTGCGGAATTCTTGTCCTTAAAGGGCAGTGAACGCAGACAGATGCTACAGCGTTTGTTCCATCTGGAGAAGTACGGAGATCAACTTGCACAGAAGCTAAGCCGTCGTGTGAAAGATAACGATATCGCACTAAAAGCATTAGAGGCGGAGCAGCAAGGGCTGGGGGATGCGAGTGCTGAAGCACTTGAACATGTAGAGTTGCGTCTCAAAGAGGCGATTGCCAATGCAGAAGCTTCGCGTCACGAGCTAGAGCGTGTCTCACGTGAATCGGAGGCGCTAAACAAAACCCGTGAGCTGGTCATCGAGCTCAGCCAAAGATTGAACGGGCTGGAGCAGTTGGCAGCACAGGAGCCGGGCATTGCTTTACTGGAGCGTAAGCTTCGACAAGCAACTTCAGCCGAGGCATTGCTGCCTGCACTGACGGATTGGAAGGAAGCCATTGCTGAAGCGGAAAAACGGCATAAGACTGCCGAAGAAGTGGCAGTCCTGGCCGCTACCGCGCAGGAGGCTGCGCTTGTCTCTGCGCAAGCAGATGAGCAGGCCCGGCAAGCACTCAGTGCCGAAGAACCAAAGCTATTGCTTCGGATCGACCAACTAGAACAGGCGCTTCAACTGGAGCGTGATACGGAAGCGTTGCGGACCGAACGGGACCGTCTGGCGGCCGAGCTTGTGCATAGCGAACAAATCCTTACTGAACATGCAGAAGGACTCGCAAAGGAACAAGAGCTACAGACGCGAGGCTTGAAGCGACAGCAGGAGCTTCAACAAGAGCTAAAGCAAAATGAAGTGCGGGCAGATGAGCGGCGTATGCTGCAAGAGGCTGTGCAACGATTGCAACAGCTGGAAATCGCGAATGAGCAATTGCGTGAAGCTGAACTGGAGTACACCGCTCAGGAGAAACGGCTTGCGCAAGCTGACGAACGTCTAAAGCTGACGGACCAGGAGACACAGGAGACGGAGGCACGGCGTTCTGCCCTTGCTGCACAGGCAGCTGATGGCATTGAGGCATTGCTGACGCTGGAGGCAGAAATCACCGTCGATATGTCGTCACTGGCTGCCGAGGAGGAGCAGCTGCGCCACGAGCTCCGTGCCGAGGAGCTGGGGCGTCTCGCTCAGCATCTCGCTGCCGAGTTGCGCGAAGGCGAGCCGTGCGCAGTGTGCGGCTCGCTGCATCACCCCGCGCCTGCCGTTGCCGCGGCGCATAGCGCGGATGCCGCTGCGCCGGATGAGCTGCAACGCCTGCGTCTCGGTTTGCAGGAGCTGCGCCTCACACTGCGCCAGCAGTTGCACGAGCAACGCAGCTTTCTGGCGCAGCCCGCCACCGCAAACAGTGGCGCTGCCGCCACGGGCGAGCCTTTCACGCCTGCGGCAGCGCCAGCAGAGCCGCGTGGTGCCGCAGCATGGGCGGAGCGCTGCGCGGCGCTGGAACGTGCTGCAGCCGAGCTAGCCGCACGTGCGCATGCGCTGCCTGCCGAGGCACAGGCGCTGCGCGAAGCAGACGCCTCTGGACAGCAGCGGCGTATCCGTGCCGCCGCCGAGCAGGAGGCAGCAGCTGTAGCGCTGACGCAGGCACAGAGCAAGCGCGAGGCATGCACCACGCGCAGCGAGGGGCTGCGCGCCGAATGGGCGGCGCAGCTAACGGATGTCGCTCCGGACGAAGCCGCGGAGCGTTACCGCGCCATGCAGGAGCGCGATGGGCGCGCGGAAGATCTGCGGTCCCGGCTGGAGACGAGTGTGACCTTCCTCGAAGAAAAGGCGGCGCGTGTTCAACAGATACAGCAGAGTATCATCGAGGAAGACAAAATCATTATTGCCCGTCGTACAGGGCTCCAAAGCAAAGATGATTCGCTTCGCGAAAAGCTGGCCCAGCTCCGAAAGTGGGTTGGAGATGGCCAAGCGGCTTCATTGCTGGAAGAAGCGACCTCGCGACTGTTGGGGCTGAAAAACGGAGCCGAAGTCGCGGCACGACAACGTACTGAAGCGGAAGAACGCAAGCAGCAAGCCGTTCATGCTTCACTGATTGCCCGGCAGGCCTCCGACTCGGCAGAAGAAAGACGTCAGATGGCAGAGTCCCGTTGGGGCAGTCGTCTGGAAGCCTCCTCTTTTGCTACGGAAGCAGAGGTTATGGAATGCTGCCTGGGACCGGAAGAAGCCGCACGCTATGAGCGTGAAGTGAGTTTACATCGAGAACGGGAAAAGGAGATGTCTTCCCGCTTAAAGCATGTCGAAGAGCAGCTGAATGGAGCAACGGTAACAGAGGAACAGTGGGAAGCGGCCACTGCACAGCTACGTGATTGCCGTGCACGCGATGAAGAGGCGCTTCAAAATCGCGCCAAGGCTGAGCGTGATTTAGAGGACTTGCAGCGTCGGCACGTCCGCTGGATGGAGCTGGAGTCCAATCGTGTACATTTGCGTAGTGAAGCGGAAAAAATGTCCAAGCTCCAGACTGTTTTTCGCGGCAATGCCTTTGTTGAATATATTGCTGAGGAGCAGCTCATGCAGGTCAGTCAATCGGCTTCACGCCGCCTGCGTTTTCTGACCAAGCAGCGATACGCGCTAGAGGTAGATTCCAGCGGTGGTTTTGTCATTAGTGACGATGCCAACGGTGGGGTCAAACGTCCGGTATCGACCTTGTCCGGTGGCGAAACGTTCCTGACCTCCTTGTCGCTTGCGCTTGCGCTGTCGGCTCAAATTCAATTGCGGGGC
- the addA gene encoding helicase-exonuclease AddAB subunit AddA has protein sequence MIGMSNIKGLPKPEGSMWSDDQWRAISESGNNMLVAAAAGSGKTAVLVERIIRKIVDPQLGFSVDRLLVATFTKAAAAEMRQRIREALERVLEQEPESEHVRRQLSLLNRASITTLHSFCMEVIRRHYQAIPLDPGFRIMNEHETELLRQELLEELFEEKYEAHDEGSTFRRLVDWFSGERTDDAMYVLVQRLYDFSQSHPWPEHWLRETAAAFRVQDVAALGETPWVRSILADAALSLRGAASLLEQAHETAMQPGGPAPYTVTLQEDTAMVKGLLQELETQPWASLYDHFQAAAFGKLKPVKKDQTEPALQERVKTLREAAKKMITDMKASLFGRRAEAYWEELHAAAPLMNELVETVLVFGERFQQHKQSKGLVDFGDLEHYCLKILRHPDSTPYRLLPSDAALEYKAQFDEVLLDEYQDTNTVQEDIVRLVSREEPGNRFMVGDVKQSIYRFRLAEPGLFLNKYQRYGMQEQEDGFLIDLARNFRSREEVVDAVNLVFRQIMSVDVAEIEYDERAWLVHGASYPDPSDQDTASVYAPELLLVDKGGHGLSEASELSETEDESVFQESELAELVELETAQLEARAIAQRIKELTGDTGQPLLIYDRGLKAMRPAIYGDIVILLRSASVWAPLIVEELRLEGIPASGEQTTGFFKATEVEVMLSLLHIIDNPQQDIPLASVLRSPIVGLTEDELAQIRLEKPDGLFYGALLAAAEADPLKESEKGTTADIMELDLFPEDSLSSSDFGNRNNGNTLSARLRSFLHNLEAWRQEARQGSLSALIWNVLEETGYLDWVGGLPGGSQRQSNLRALYDRARQYETSTSNRGLFRFLTFISRLRERGGDLGSISGGTEPDQAVRIMTIHKSKGLEFPIVFIAGTAKMFNQQDLNAPFLMHKELGFGPKYVEEQNRVSYPTLPNLAIRRRSQLELLAEEMRVLYVALTRPREKLIMTGTVKDLASRAAGWARAKEHTETVLPDYMLAAGRSYLDWVGPALIRHPSATLLREAAGDQDGYYHKLEHMPGTDWLFKIVASETFSGSRVNSDHEEEVSGEERQKKTEALRNAELIDLNEKSETDIEAALSWTYPYERAGKTAANTSVTEMKRWLEMQEMGSDDWLNLSTSVLAELPEDREDSHTGGSQLHLRRPKFMGNQRLTPTERGTVYHTLMLHLPLDGGMSAEVIEETKARLLNQRMLLNVHAKALDTNKILRFFTSELGSRMLGASHVQRELPFTYTMRANDYWNHSLPSMSPGQETDSEGGQDGDKVLMNGIIDCLFETPEGLVLVDYKTDRISEYRTLSHLTDQYRFQLELYARVIEEITGKKVAEKWLYFLEAGESVQL, from the coding sequence ATGATAGGCATGTCAAACATTAAAGGTTTACCGAAGCCGGAAGGCAGTATGTGGAGCGATGACCAGTGGCGTGCCATTTCGGAATCTGGTAACAACATGCTGGTTGCGGCAGCGGCAGGGTCTGGTAAAACAGCGGTGCTTGTAGAGCGTATTATTCGTAAAATTGTCGATCCCCAGCTTGGCTTCAGTGTGGATCGGTTACTGGTAGCGACCTTTACGAAGGCAGCCGCCGCCGAAATGCGTCAACGGATACGCGAAGCGTTGGAACGTGTATTGGAGCAGGAACCGGAAAGTGAACATGTACGCCGTCAGCTATCGTTGCTGAATCGGGCCTCGATTACGACGCTTCACTCATTTTGTATGGAGGTCATCCGCAGGCATTATCAGGCCATTCCCCTTGATCCTGGTTTTCGGATTATGAATGAGCATGAGACAGAATTGCTGCGCCAGGAGCTTCTAGAAGAACTGTTTGAGGAGAAATATGAGGCTCATGATGAAGGCAGTACATTCCGCAGACTAGTCGACTGGTTTAGTGGAGAACGCACCGATGATGCGATGTATGTGCTTGTTCAGCGATTGTATGATTTTTCTCAAAGTCATCCTTGGCCGGAGCATTGGCTGCGGGAGACAGCAGCTGCATTTCGTGTGCAGGATGTAGCGGCTCTCGGAGAGACGCCTTGGGTTCGCAGCATTTTGGCGGATGCTGCACTTTCATTGCGCGGAGCAGCGAGCTTGCTGGAACAGGCGCATGAAACTGCTATGCAGCCCGGCGGTCCTGCACCTTATACAGTGACGCTGCAAGAGGATACGGCGATGGTGAAGGGATTGCTGCAGGAATTGGAGACACAGCCGTGGGCATCTCTATATGATCATTTTCAGGCAGCTGCCTTCGGTAAGCTCAAGCCGGTCAAAAAAGATCAGACTGAGCCTGCATTGCAGGAACGGGTTAAGACGCTGCGCGAAGCAGCCAAAAAAATGATTACAGATATGAAGGCTTCCCTGTTTGGCAGGAGAGCAGAAGCCTATTGGGAGGAGCTGCACGCCGCAGCTCCGTTGATGAACGAACTGGTAGAAACCGTGCTTGTATTCGGGGAACGTTTTCAACAGCACAAGCAGTCAAAAGGGTTGGTGGATTTCGGGGATTTGGAACATTATTGTCTGAAAATATTACGACATCCCGATTCTACTCCGTACAGGCTACTACCTTCCGATGCTGCGCTCGAATACAAGGCGCAATTCGACGAGGTGCTGCTAGATGAATATCAGGATACGAATACCGTACAGGAAGATATCGTTAGGCTGGTATCACGGGAGGAACCGGGTAACCGTTTTATGGTGGGCGATGTGAAACAGAGTATTTATCGGTTTCGGCTGGCGGAGCCGGGTCTGTTTTTGAATAAGTATCAACGGTACGGCATGCAGGAGCAGGAAGATGGATTTTTAATTGATTTGGCGCGTAATTTCCGCAGTCGGGAGGAAGTTGTCGATGCGGTCAATTTGGTGTTCCGCCAGATTATGAGTGTGGATGTGGCGGAAATTGAGTACGATGAACGAGCGTGGCTGGTACACGGCGCATCCTATCCCGACCCGTCGGATCAAGACACCGCATCTGTATACGCACCTGAGCTGCTGTTAGTAGATAAGGGTGGCCATGGTCTTTCCGAGGCTTCGGAGCTGTCCGAAACGGAGGACGAATCTGTTTTTCAGGAAAGTGAGCTGGCTGAGCTTGTGGAACTGGAAACGGCACAGTTAGAGGCTCGTGCGATTGCGCAACGGATTAAAGAACTGACCGGAGATACCGGACAACCACTGTTGATTTACGACAGAGGATTAAAAGCGATGCGCCCGGCAATCTACGGCGATATCGTCATTTTGCTTCGTTCGGCAAGCGTGTGGGCCCCCCTAATTGTAGAGGAACTGCGGCTTGAGGGCATTCCGGCCTCCGGGGAGCAGACGACAGGCTTTTTTAAAGCAACGGAAGTTGAGGTGATGTTGTCTCTGCTGCACATTATTGATAATCCGCAGCAGGACATCCCGCTTGCATCCGTGCTTCGTTCGCCGATTGTCGGCTTGACCGAAGATGAACTGGCACAAATTCGGTTGGAAAAGCCGGATGGATTGTTTTATGGCGCATTGCTGGCGGCGGCAGAGGCGGACCCACTGAAGGAGAGCGAAAAAGGGACCACTGCTGACATCATGGAGTTGGATCTTTTCCCTGAGGACTCTTTATCTTCATCTGACTTTGGTAATAGAAATAACGGGAATACGTTGTCTGCCCGACTACGTTCATTTTTGCATAATTTGGAAGCCTGGCGGCAGGAAGCCCGACAAGGTAGCTTAAGTGCATTGATTTGGAATGTGCTGGAGGAAACAGGGTATCTGGATTGGGTCGGTGGACTGCCTGGCGGCTCACAGCGTCAAAGCAATTTGCGGGCGCTATATGACCGAGCGAGACAGTATGAGACTTCAACGTCCAACCGAGGATTGTTCCGATTTCTGACCTTCATTTCCCGTCTACGGGAGCGAGGCGGTGATTTAGGATCCATTAGCGGGGGGACCGAACCCGATCAAGCTGTCCGCATTATGACCATTCATAAAAGTAAAGGACTTGAATTCCCTATCGTGTTTATAGCCGGGACGGCAAAAATGTTCAATCAACAGGATCTCAATGCACCGTTTCTTATGCACAAGGAGTTGGGGTTTGGTCCTAAATATGTGGAGGAACAAAATCGTGTCAGCTACCCTACGCTGCCCAATTTAGCGATCCGCCGACGCTCACAGCTGGAGCTATTGGCTGAGGAAATGCGGGTGTTATATGTGGCGCTTACACGGCCGCGTGAAAAGCTGATTATGACCGGAACCGTGAAGGATCTAGCTTCACGCGCAGCGGGTTGGGCACGTGCCAAAGAGCATACGGAAACGGTCTTACCAGACTATATGCTGGCGGCAGGCCGCAGCTATCTGGACTGGGTAGGTCCCGCTTTGATTCGGCATCCTTCTGCTACTTTGTTGAGGGAAGCGGCAGGTGATCAAGATGGGTACTATCACAAATTGGAACATATGCCGGGAACAGACTGGTTATTTAAAATTGTGGCCTCGGAAACATTTTCTGGCTCTCGTGTGAACTCAGATCATGAGGAAGAGGTGTCGGGCGAAGAGCGCCAAAAGAAGACAGAAGCACTGAGAAATGCGGAGCTAATCGACTTGAACGAAAAGAGTGAAACGGACATTGAAGCTGCTCTTTCCTGGACCTATCCGTATGAGCGGGCCGGCAAGACGGCAGCCAATACATCGGTTACTGAGATGAAAAGATGGCTGGAAATGCAGGAGATGGGATCGGACGACTGGTTGAATCTATCTACCTCCGTACTAGCAGAGTTACCGGAGGATCGGGAGGATTCTCACACTGGGGGCAGTCAATTACACTTGCGCAGACCTAAGTTTATGGGGAATCAGCGACTGACTCCAACGGAACGAGGAACGGTCTATCATACGTTGATGCTGCATTTGCCACTAGATGGGGGGATGAGCGCCGAAGTTATTGAGGAAACAAAGGCTCGTTTGCTCAATCAGCGTATGTTACTGAATGTCCATGCAAAGGCGCTAGATACGAATAAAATATTACGCTTTTTCACTAGTGAGCTGGGTAGCAGAATGTTGGGGGCATCGCATGTTCAAAGAGAGCTTCCGTTTACTTATACCATGCGGGCAAACGATTACTGGAACCACAGCTTACCATCGATGTCACCAGGACAAGAAACAGATTCGGAAGGTGGACAGGACGGAGATAAAGTGCTGATGAACGGCATTATTGACTGTCTATTTGAAACTCCCGAAGGACTCGTGCTGGTGGATTATAAAACAGATCGGATATCTGAGTATCGTACACTGTCCCATTTAACAGACCAATATCGTTTTCAATTGGAGCTGTATGCCCGTGTGATCGAAGAAATTACAGGCAAAAAGGTTGCTGAGAAGTGGCTGTATTTTTTAGAAGCTGGAGAGAGTGTACAGCTGTAG